A region of the Zymomonas mobilis subsp. mobilis ATCC 10988 genome:
AAGTGATCATCCAATTGATAATTGACCACACCGGCAACCGCATCGGCACCATAGCTCGCGCCCGCACCACCGTATTTGGTATCAATCTTTTTAATCAAAGAAGTCGGAATGGTGCCAACATCTACCTGCGAACCGGAACCGGCACCAAAAATCGAGGCAGTCGCCCCGCCAACCATTCTCATACCATTAATCAATGTCAGGGTGCGCTGGTCACCCAAATTGAAAAGAGAAACGAAAGATTGTCCTGCGCCATAGCTACTTTGTGACCCGATAGGGCTATTATTGGGGACTGAAAAAGCCGGATTTTCACGCAACAAAGCCAATCCTATATCGCTATAGCCGCGCGTTTTAATCTGTTCTTCGCCCAAGGTTGAACCCGCCATCACATTGGAAAGGCGAGATTTCGACAAACGCGTTCCCGTAACCGTGATGGTATTGGTATCACTTGTCGAATTATGGTCTTTATCCTTGGTTTTATCTGTTTTTTTATCTGTAGATGACGCCTTGGGTGCATCCGATAGATTGATGACGGATGGTATATTATCCGACAAAACAGGGCTTTGAACCTGTTCATTGTCCGCCTGAGCCGCCAAAGCTGGTGCAACAAAAGAAGAAATGCTGGCTAACAAGCCGAGACGGAATAAAGGCACGGGTCATCTTGAAGAAAGCCCATAACGATTTTTCATAGATTGTACCCCCCCATTGGTAAAATCGTGAAATTTTCAATTATGCTCGCTTCATTTTTGTAACATGATAATATTTATTAGCAATAGTATTGTTGTTAAATTTCTCAAAATAATTTATTTATAGTGATATAAAATAACTTTATAAGTTTAATTCATTTTAAAACGAATAAAGTTAACATTTAAATTACTAATTTGTATTTTTTAATTAAAATAAATTAGCTTTTTAAGAACAAAAATATCATTAAAAATACCTTTTAAGTAAATTTATTCCAAAATGCTGAATGAAAATATTTTATTAAAATAAAAATTTTATTTTTATAATAGCTTTATTCTATAAAACTTTGATGCAAAAGCCCTCTAAAATGGATCGAAAATTGAGCGTTTTTGTAAATTTTTTTTTCAAAAAACGACGATCATCCAAGGATTTTTATCATTAAAAAATTTCATTTTATGATTTAAAAAATCTATAACCCCGACAAATCAACCGTTTGAACGGATTCGAACCCGCCTCCAAGCAGAATTTTCACCCCTTATGCTAAAATAATACTGTATCTAGTGGGCTGATGAAAATATCATATACCAGATAATGATTTTACTACGCCTCCAAAATGTATATGGATGCGGCAAATAGAATGGCTCTTTCGCATTTTTCGAAAGGAATCATCCCTTCGATTAGAGGATAAGACCCTTCGGAAAATCGCTTTTCATTTTAACGGTTAGAATTTTCGGGCATTAGGAAATAAAGCTATGACACTTTCTTCGGAAAGCAAAAAAGACGAGACGAAAAAAGCCAATCAAAGACGCTTTACTATCATCACTGACCCAAGTCGGGACGCTTTGCTGACGGCCTTTGGTAAAGCGACGTTAGATGATCGTTATCTTTTACCCGGAGAAAGCTATCAGGATTTATTCGCGCGGGTAGCTGATGCCTATGCTGATGACGAAGCGCATGCCCAACGTCTCTATGATTATATTTCTCGTTTGTGGTTCATGCCCGCAACGCCAGTTTTATCAAATGGCGGTACCAAGCGTGGTCTGCCGATTTCTTGCTATCTCAATGCCGTGCCAGATAGTTTGCAGGGCATTGTCGATATCTGGAATGAAAATGTCTGGTTGGCCTCCCGTGGCGGCGGTATCGGTACTTATTGGGGCAATGTGCGCGGCATTGGCGAACCTGTTGGCCTAAATGGTAAAACCAGCGGCATTATTCCTTTTGTTCGTGTGATGGATTCATTAACGCTCGCGATCAGCCAAGGCTCTTTGAGGCGTGGTTCAGCCGCCTGCTATATTGATATTTCACATCCTGAAATTGAAGAATTTCTTGAAATAAGAAAACCATCAGGTGACTTTAACCGTAAGGCCTTGAATCTCCATCACGGCGTTTTAGTAACAGATGCCTTTATGGAAGCCGTACGTGATGGCCGATCTTTTGATCTGGTTTCGCCTCGTGATGGCACCAAACGTGGCGAAGTCGATGCCCGTAGCCTATTCCAAAAGCTGGTTGAAACCCGTCTTCAGACCGGTGAACCTTATATTGTGTTCATAGATCACGTGAACAACAATATGCCCCGCCATCATCAGGCCTTGGGCTTAAAGGTCTCTAGCTCCAATCTCTGTTCTGAAATCACCCTCCCTACCGGACAAGACCATCTCGGCAATCAGAGAACCGCTGTTTGCTGCTTGTCTTCGCTTAATCTAGTGACATGGGATCAATGGCATGACAACAAACGCTTTATTGAGGATGTTATGCGTTTCCTTGATAACGTTTTGCAGAGCTATATCGACAATGCGCCGGATGAAATGTCTCACGCCCGATATGCCGCCATGCGGGAAAGATCGGTTGGCTTGGGCGTTATGGGCTTCCACAGCTTTTTACAGGCACGCAAAATACCCTTTGAGGGGGCTTTAGCCAAAAGTTGGAATCTCAAAATTTTCCGCCATATCAACACAAAGGCGAATGAAGCCTCAATGATGCTCGCGAAAGAACGGGGGGCTTGCCCTGATGCCGCTGACATGGGCGTTATGGAGCGTTTCTCTTGCAAAATGGCGATTGCGCCTACCGCCTCTATCAGCATCATCGCTGGCGGTGCTTCGGCCTGTATCGAGCCTATTCCAGCCAATATCTATACGCATAAGACGCTGTCTGGCAGTTTCGTCGTCAAAAATCCCTATTTGCAAAAACTCTTGCAAGACAAATCCAAGGATTCCGATACCGTCTGGAATTCCATTCTCGAAAAGAACGGCTCTGTCCAACATCTTGATTGTTTGACAGCCGAAGAAAAAGACACTTTCAAAACCAGCTTTGAAATTGACCAGCGTTGGTTATTGGAAATGGCGGCGGATCGGACGCCTTATATCGATCAGGCACAATCCCTGAATCTGTTTATTCCGGCAGATGTTGAAAAATGGGACTTGCTCATGCTGCATTTCCGCGCATGGGAATTGGGCATCAAGTCGCTTTATTATCTCCGCTCGAAATCCTTACAACGCGCAGGCTTTGCAGGCGGTGTCGAGGCCGATAACACTCCTCAGATGAGACAGATTGAAGTCGAAATGCGAAATTACGATGAATGTCTCGCCTGCCAGTAGGCTCTAATTAAAATTTGATGGATAAGAATCCTATCGCATGAGCGGGTTGCCGTTAATGCGATAGGATTTTTTATAAGCGCGTTAGGCTTGCGGGGTTTCTTCTTCGCTAAGCGCTTTTTTTTGCTGATTTTGCCTTTTTCGCAAACGCAGATTTTGACGCAGCGCCTCGGCTAATAGCTTTTTTTTGTTATCTGATTGATTTTGATGCATTTTTTCGAAGAATCTCTATTTTTTAAAGAAAAGTTCATATCGTCCTTGACTAATGGAAATACTTCCTTCATATGAGCGCCTCACCACAAAAAAGTGGTTGTGCTGCCGTAGCTCAGTGGTAGAGCGCATCCTTGGTAAGGCTGAGGTCGTGAGTTCAATCCTCACCGGCAGCACCATCTTTCTTCTCCCCTTAAAAACTATTTTCCTAAAAATATCAGTCAGAATAGACGATATCATCCTATTTTTCGTCTGATTTTTATCAAAAAAACCCGCTTACCGATAAGCAAGCGGGTTCTT
Encoded here:
- a CDS encoding ribonucleoside-diphosphate reductase subunit alpha encodes the protein MTLSSESKKDETKKANQRRFTIITDPSRDALLTAFGKATLDDRYLLPGESYQDLFARVADAYADDEAHAQRLYDYISRLWFMPATPVLSNGGTKRGLPISCYLNAVPDSLQGIVDIWNENVWLASRGGGIGTYWGNVRGIGEPVGLNGKTSGIIPFVRVMDSLTLAISQGSLRRGSAACYIDISHPEIEEFLEIRKPSGDFNRKALNLHHGVLVTDAFMEAVRDGRSFDLVSPRDGTKRGEVDARSLFQKLVETRLQTGEPYIVFIDHVNNNMPRHHQALGLKVSSSNLCSEITLPTGQDHLGNQRTAVCCLSSLNLVTWDQWHDNKRFIEDVMRFLDNVLQSYIDNAPDEMSHARYAAMRERSVGLGVMGFHSFLQARKIPFEGALAKSWNLKIFRHINTKANEASMMLAKERGACPDAADMGVMERFSCKMAIAPTASISIIAGGASACIEPIPANIYTHKTLSGSFVVKNPYLQKLLQDKSKDSDTVWNSILEKNGSVQHLDCLTAEEKDTFKTSFEIDQRWLLEMAADRTPYIDQAQSLNLFIPADVEKWDLLMLHFRAWELGIKSLYYLRSKSLQRAGFAGGVEADNTPQMRQIEVEMRNYDECLACQ